In the Bacillus shivajii genome, one interval contains:
- a CDS encoding 2-oxoacid:acceptor oxidoreductase family protein, with the protein MRQEVIIAGFGGQGVMSMGQLLTYAGMQEGKEVSWLPSYGPEQRGGTANVSVVISDTKVGSPVIDSPTSVIVLNKPSFDKFESVVQGGGHLFINADLIDQTSQREDIGVHHIPATTVAEKLGNNRVAGMVMIGAFIEQTGILSKESLLAAFIHVLGENKKHLIPINEDALNAGSDIINGKDLASLNEA; encoded by the coding sequence ATGAGACAAGAAGTGATCATTGCAGGATTCGGTGGTCAAGGGGTTATGTCGATGGGACAGCTCCTCACATACGCAGGGATGCAAGAAGGAAAAGAAGTTTCGTGGCTCCCTTCTTACGGACCAGAACAACGCGGTGGAACGGCAAACGTGTCTGTCGTCATTAGTGACACAAAAGTCGGCTCCCCTGTTATTGACTCTCCGACATCGGTGATTGTCTTAAATAAACCATCTTTTGATAAGTTTGAATCGGTTGTTCAAGGTGGGGGCCATCTTTTTATTAACGCGGACTTAATTGACCAAACGAGTCAGCGTGAAGACATCGGTGTGCATCACATCCCTGCAACAACAGTTGCCGAAAAACTCGGCAATAACCGTGTGGCCGGAATGGTAATGATCGGTGCTTTTATTGAACAAACAGGGATTCTCTCGAAAGAAAGTTTACTAGCTGCTTTCATTCACGTCCTCGGTGAAAATAAAAAGCACCTTATCCCGATCAATGAGGATGCATTAAATGCTGGAAGTGATATCATCAACGGAAAAGATCTCGCATCTTTAAACGAAGCATAG
- a CDS encoding M20 peptidase aminoacylase family protein → MLDQIKTWAEKNEENILATYHELHENPEISWEEKETTSYIRRELEKMDIECKTFDDLTGLIGYWGDRDVGPTVALRADMDALWQKVDGHWQANHSCGHDAHMTMVLHVIKCLKETGFQPEGLLKIIFQPAEETGKGAKAIIDQGVVKDVDYLLGVHVRPIQEMAVHEASPAIYHGATTLLIGEINGVQAHGARPHLGVNVVDSLANVVHAVNSIKMDPTVPATAKVTVLNAGGKNVNVIPDFGEFAIDVRAQTNEAMEEFIHKVKETVVKAGSANGATVEVNVAAEMAAATSNSEMEEVLGEAIVDILGADGLKEPPVTPGGEDFHFYSNSSPNLKATMLGLGTDLQPGLHHPNMTFDLSSLSNGVQILSLATKRLFEVPVTSR, encoded by the coding sequence CAAATAAAAACTTGGGCTGAGAAAAACGAAGAAAACATTTTAGCAACATATCATGAATTACATGAAAACCCTGAAATTAGTTGGGAAGAAAAAGAGACGACATCATATATTCGTAGAGAACTAGAAAAAATGGATATAGAATGCAAAACGTTTGACGATCTGACCGGTCTTATAGGCTACTGGGGAGACCGTGATGTAGGTCCGACCGTCGCATTACGAGCAGACATGGACGCATTATGGCAAAAAGTAGATGGTCATTGGCAAGCAAACCATTCATGTGGTCATGATGCACATATGACGATGGTTCTTCACGTGATTAAATGTTTAAAGGAAACGGGCTTTCAACCGGAAGGGCTCTTGAAGATTATTTTTCAACCAGCCGAAGAAACGGGAAAAGGGGCAAAGGCAATCATTGATCAAGGTGTGGTCAAGGATGTTGATTATTTACTCGGCGTGCACGTTCGCCCAATTCAAGAAATGGCTGTTCATGAGGCGTCACCAGCAATTTATCACGGGGCTACAACATTATTAATTGGGGAAATAAATGGGGTACAAGCACATGGGGCACGTCCGCATCTAGGCGTGAACGTCGTCGATTCCTTAGCTAATGTTGTTCATGCGGTGAATTCAATTAAAATGGACCCAACTGTTCCAGCTACTGCAAAAGTGACGGTTTTAAATGCAGGAGGAAAGAACGTCAATGTGATCCCTGACTTCGGTGAGTTTGCAATTGACGTGAGAGCTCAAACGAATGAAGCGATGGAGGAGTTCATCCATAAAGTGAAAGAAACCGTGGTGAAAGCCGGATCAGCAAATGGAGCAACAGTTGAAGTCAATGTTGCTGCAGAAATGGCTGCGGCGACATCGAATAGTGAAATGGAAGAAGTATTAGGAGAGGCAATCGTTGATATTTTAGGAGCGGATGGATTAAAGGAACCTCCCGTTACCCCTGGAGGGGAAGACTTTCATTTTTATAGCAATTCATCTCCAAACCTCAAGGCAACGATGCTTGGTTTAGGAACCGACTTACAACCAGGTTTACATCACCCAAATATGACCTTTGATTTGTCGTCCCTTTCGAATGGAGTACAAATCTTAAGCTTAGCAACGAAGCGTTTGTTTGAGGTGCCAGTCACTTCTCGATAA